A single region of the Ascaphus truei isolate aAscTru1 chromosome 6, aAscTru1.hap1, whole genome shotgun sequence genome encodes:
- the LOC142497974 gene encoding uncharacterized protein LOC142497974: MTHAGERLHVCGECGKGFSVLSSLNRHKMTHTGERPHVCGECGKGFSTLSSLNRHKMTHTGERPHVCGECGKGFCALSHLNTHKRTHTGERPYICGECGKGFSHLSSLDTHKMTHTGERPHVCGECEKGFSALSHLNTHKMTHTGERPHECEECGKGFSTLSSLNTHKRTHTGERPHECGECGKGYKQLSHLNMHKRTHTGERPHECGECGKGFSRLFSLYTHKRTHTGERPHVCGECGKGFSQLFSLYTHRRTHTGERPHVCGECGKGYTQLSHLNMHKRTHTGERPHECGECGKGYTQLSHLNMHKRTHTGERPHECEECGKRFRALSSLNTHKKTHTGERPHVCGECGKGFSRLFSLYTHRRTHTGERPHVCGECGKGFSALSSLIKHKRTHTGERPHVCGECGKGYTQLSHLNMHKRTHTGERPHECAECGKGFSALSHLNMHKRTHTGERLHVCGECGKGFSRLDSLNTHKRTHTGERPYVCGECGKGFSQLSNLNTHKKTHTGERPHVCGECGKGFSALSSLIKHKRTHTRERPMSKARHV; the protein is encoded by the coding sequence atgacacacgcaggggagagactgcatgtatgtggggaatgtgggaagggatttagtgtgttatccagcctgaacagacacaagatgacacacacaggggagagaccgcatgtatgtggggaatgtgggaagggatttagtaccttatccagcctgaacagacacaagatgacacacacaggggagagaccgcatgtatgtggggaatgtgggaagggattttgtgccttatcccacctgaacacacacaagaggacgcacacaggggagagaccgtatatatgtggggaatgtgggaagggatttagtcacttatccagcctggacacacacaagatgacgcacacaggggagagaccgcatgtatgtggggaatgtgagaagggatttagtgccttatcccacctgaacacacacaagatgacacacacaggggagagaccgcatgaatgtgaggaatgtgggaagggatttagtaccttatccagcctgaacacgcacaagaggacacacacaggggagagaccgcatgaatgtggagaatgtgggaagggatacaaacagttatcccacctgaacatgcacaagaggacacacacaggggagagaccgcatgaatgtggggaatgtgggaagggatttagtcggttattcaGCCtttacacacacaagaggacacacacaggggagagaccgcatgtatgtggggaatgtgggaagggatttagtcagctATTCAGCCTTTACACACAcaggaggacacacacaggggagagaccgcatgtatgtggggaatgtgggaagggatacacccagttatcccacctgaacatgcacaagaggacacacacaggggagagaccgcatgaatgtggagaatgtgggaagggatacacccagttatcccacctgaacatgcacaagaggacacacacaggggagagaccgcatgaatGTGAGGAATGTGGGAAGCGATTTAGAgccttatccagcctgaacacacacaagaagacacacacaggggagagaccgcatgtatgtggggaatgtgggaagggatttagtcggttattcaGCCTTTACACACAcaggaggacacacacaggggagagaccgcatgtatgtggggaatgtgggaagggatttagtgcctTATCCAGCCTGATCaagcacaagaggacacacacaggggagagaccgcatgtatgtggagaatgtgggaagggatacacccagttatcccacctgaacatgcacaagaggacacacacaggggagagaccgcatgaatGTGCGGAATGTGGGAAAGGATTTAGTgccttatcccacctgaacatgcacaagaggacacacacaggggagagactgcatgtatgtggggaatgtgggaagggatttagtcggttagacagcctgaacacacacaagaggacacacacaggggagagaccgtatgtatgtggggaatgtgggaagggatttagtcagttatccaacctgaacacacacaagaagacacacacaggtgagagaccacatgtatgtggggaatgtgggaagggatttagtgcctTATCCAGCCTGATCaagcacaagaggacacacacaaggGAGAGACCTATGTCTAAAGCCAGGCATGTTTAG